The Streptomyces pactum genome contains a region encoding:
- a CDS encoding class I SAM-dependent RNA methyltransferase translates to MHAEPKKTQAEAQAVSLVGEEYEVEIGPVAHGGHCIARTSEGQVLFVRHTLPGERVVARVTEGEEGARFLRADAVEILDASKDRIEAPCPFAGPGRCGGCDWQHAKPGAQRRLKGEVVTEQLKRLAGLTPEEAGWDGTVMPAEGDKLPAGQVPSWRTRVQYAVDAEGNAGLRKHRSHEVEPIDHCMIAAEGVSELGIEERDWTGMESVEAIAATGSQDRQVILTPRPGARLPIVELDRPVSVMRVGEKDGGVHRVHGRPFVRERADGRTYRVGSGGFWQVHPKAADTLVLAVMQGLLPRKGDMALDLYCGVGLFAGALADRVGDKGAVLGIESGKRAVEDARHNLADFDRVRIEQGKVESVLPRTGIDEVDLIVLDPPRAGAGKKTVQHLSSLGARRIAYVACDPAALARDLGYFRDGGYRVRMLRVFDLFPMTHHVECVAILEPAGKGA, encoded by the coding sequence ATGCACGCAGAACCGAAGAAAACGCAGGCGGAGGCCCAGGCGGTCTCGCTGGTCGGCGAGGAGTACGAGGTCGAGATCGGCCCCGTCGCCCACGGCGGCCACTGCATCGCCCGTACGTCCGAGGGCCAGGTGCTGTTCGTCCGGCACACGCTGCCCGGCGAGCGGGTCGTGGCCCGGGTGACCGAGGGCGAGGAGGGCGCACGCTTCCTGCGTGCCGACGCGGTCGAGATCCTGGACGCCTCCAAGGACCGCATCGAGGCCCCGTGCCCCTTCGCCGGCCCCGGCCGCTGCGGTGGCTGCGACTGGCAGCACGCCAAGCCGGGCGCCCAGCGCCGCCTGAAGGGCGAGGTCGTCACCGAGCAGCTCAAGCGCCTCGCGGGCCTCACGCCCGAGGAGGCCGGCTGGGACGGCACGGTGATGCCGGCCGAGGGCGACAAGCTGCCCGCCGGCCAGGTCCCGTCGTGGCGTACCCGCGTGCAGTACGCGGTGGACGCCGAAGGCAACGCGGGCCTGCGCAAGCACCGCTCGCACGAGGTCGAACCGATCGACCACTGCATGATCGCCGCCGAGGGCGTCAGCGAGCTGGGTATCGAGGAGCGGGACTGGACGGGCATGGAGTCCGTCGAGGCGATCGCCGCGACCGGCTCCCAGGACCGCCAGGTCATCCTCACCCCGCGACCCGGTGCCCGCCTGCCCATCGTCGAGCTGGACCGCCCCGTCTCGGTCATGCGCGTCGGCGAGAAGGACGGCGGCGTCCACCGCGTCCACGGCCGCCCCTTCGTCCGGGAACGCGCGGACGGCCGCACCTACCGGGTCGGCTCCGGCGGCTTCTGGCAGGTCCACCCCAAGGCCGCCGACACCCTGGTCCTGGCCGTCATGCAGGGCCTGCTCCCACGCAAGGGCGACATGGCCCTCGACCTCTACTGCGGCGTCGGGCTCTTCGCGGGCGCCCTCGCCGATCGCGTCGGCGACAAGGGTGCGGTCCTCGGCATCGAGTCCGGCAAGCGCGCCGTCGAGGACGCCCGGCACAACCTCGCCGACTTCGACCGGGTGCGGATCGAGCAGGGCAAGGTGGAGTCCGTACTGCCGCGCACCGGCATCGACGAGGTCGACCTCATCGTCCTGGACCCCCCGCGCGCGGGGGCGGGCAAGAAGACGGTGCAGCACCTGTCGTCGCTGGGCGCGCGGAGGATCGCGTACGTGGCCTGCGATCCGGCTGCGCTGGCGCGGGACCTGGGGTACTTCCGGGACGGGGGGTATCGGGTGCGGATGCTGCGGGTGTTCGATCTGTTCCCGATGACGCACCATGTGGAGTGCGTTGCGATTCTGGAGCCTGCGGGCAAGGGTGCCTGA
- a CDS encoding DUF3710 domain-containing protein — protein sequence MFGRRKKKDAAEDAAGETEQVVDSVDTEADEERERVRLEPEPRPDGPWDSTEVRDPSEGRVDLGGLFVPGVDGMELRVEVAGDAIVAATVVLRDSAIQLQGFAAPKREGIWGEVREEIGSGITQQGGIIDEVEGPLGWELRAQVPVQLPDGTGGFQVVRFVGVDGPRWFLRGVISGQGAVQPQAAGLLEQIFRDTVVVRGDGPMAPRDPIVLKLPNDAQMVPEGVQQEEGSRFAGGMGQLQRGPEITEVR from the coding sequence GTGTTCGGACGTCGCAAGAAGAAGGATGCCGCCGAGGACGCGGCCGGCGAGACCGAGCAGGTCGTCGACAGCGTCGACACCGAGGCGGACGAAGAGCGCGAGCGTGTGCGGCTCGAGCCCGAACCGCGGCCCGACGGGCCCTGGGACAGCACCGAGGTACGCGACCCGTCCGAGGGCCGGGTGGACCTGGGCGGCCTGTTCGTACCCGGAGTCGACGGCATGGAGCTGCGCGTGGAGGTCGCGGGTGACGCGATCGTCGCCGCGACCGTCGTGCTGCGTGACAGCGCCATCCAGTTGCAGGGTTTCGCAGCGCCCAAGCGCGAGGGCATCTGGGGCGAGGTGCGCGAGGAGATCGGCTCCGGCATCACCCAGCAGGGTGGCATCATCGACGAGGTCGAGGGCCCGCTCGGCTGGGAGCTGCGGGCCCAGGTGCCGGTGCAGCTACCGGACGGCACGGGCGGTTTCCAGGTCGTGCGGTTCGTCGGTGTGGACGGTCCCCGCTGGTTCCTGCGCGGAGTGATCTCGGGCCAGGGTGCGGTGCAGCCGCAGGCCGCCGGTCTGCTGGAGCAGATCTTCCGGGACACGGTCGTGGTCCGCGGTGACGGCCCGATGGCCCCCCGCGACCCGATCGTCCTCAAGCTGCCGAACGACGCGCAGATGGTCCCCGAGGGCGTCCAGCAGGAGGAGGGCTCCCGCTTCGCCGGCGGCATGGGCCAGCTCCAGCGCGGACCGGAGATCACCGAGGTCCGCTAG
- the dut gene encoding dUTP diphosphatase: MSREPRPELDVLIRRVDPDVPLPTYAQPGDAGADLCTTAGCELAPGERAVLPTGVSVALPEGYAAFVHPRSGLAARCGVALVNAPGTIDAGYRGEIKVIVVNLDPRETVRFERFDRIAQLVVQQVERVRFRQVAELPDSARAGGGFGSTGGHAGTDRASGTSGQVAEGGPTGGNRYASVVSDREGQ; the protein is encoded by the coding sequence GTGAGCCGCGAGCCCAGGCCGGAACTCGACGTCCTGATCCGCCGCGTCGACCCCGACGTGCCCCTTCCGACGTACGCGCAGCCCGGTGACGCGGGCGCCGACCTGTGCACCACCGCCGGCTGTGAACTCGCCCCCGGCGAGCGGGCCGTACTGCCCACGGGTGTGTCTGTGGCGCTCCCGGAGGGGTACGCGGCCTTCGTGCACCCACGTTCCGGGCTGGCCGCCCGCTGCGGTGTCGCCCTCGTGAATGCCCCGGGGACGATTGATGCCGGGTACCGTGGGGAGATCAAGGTGATCGTGGTGAATCTCGACCCGCGCGAAACTGTGCGGTTCGAGCGCTTCGACCGGATTGCCCAACTGGTCGTCCAGCAGGTCGAGAGGGTCCGCTTCCGCCAGGTCGCGGAGCTTCCCGACTCGGCACGGGCCGGAGGGGGCTTCGGGTCCACCGGCGGTCACGCCGGGACGGACCGTGCAAGCGGCACAAGCGGTCAGGTCGCCGAGGGCGGCCCGACGGGTGGGAATCGATACGCTTCGGTCGTATCCGACCGGGAAGGACAGTGA
- a CDS encoding sensor histidine kinase: MGRGKLRIYLGAAPGVGKTYAMLSEAHRRTERGTDCVVAFVEHHGRSRTEVLLHGLEQVPRRELEHRGAVFTELDPDAVLARSPRVALVDELAHTNVPGARNAKRWQDVEELLAAGIDVVSTVNIQHLESLGDVVESITGVRQQETVPDEVVRRADQIELVDMSPQALRRRMAHGNIYQPDKVDAALSNYFRPGNLTALRELALLWVADRVDEYLQQYRSEHRVSRIWGSRERIVVGLTGGPEGRTLIRRAARLAEKGAGGEVLAVCIARSDGLTSASPKELAVQRTLVEDLGGTFHHVLGEDIPAALLDFARGVNATQIILGSSRRKAWQYVFGPGVGATVARESGPDLDVHIVTHEEAAKGRGLPVARGARLGRSRIVWGWIAGLGGPVLLTLLLNAVHLGLANDVLLYLGLTVAAALLGGLYPALASAAVGSLLLNWFFTPPVNRITIADPRNMLALAIFVGVALSVASVVDVAARRTHQAARLRAESEILSFLAGNVLRGETSLEALLERVRETFGMESAALLEREGDVAPWTCAGRAGTGPPVQRPEDADVDMPVGDHMALALSGRVLPAEDRRVLAAFANQAAVVLDRRRLREEADRARALAEGNRIRTALLAAVSHDLRTPLAGIKAAVTSLRSDDVAWSEQDEAELLEGIEEGADRLDHLVGNLLDMSRLQTGTVTPLIREIDVDEVVPMALGGVPEAGVELDVPETLPMVAVDAGLLERAMANLVENAVKYSPADRTVLVAASALADRVEVRVVDRGPGVPDEAKDRIFEPFQRYGDAPRGAGVGLGLAVARGFAEAMGGTLNAEDTPGGGLTMVLTLRAAGSPARVPHLTTAERRAARCRA, encoded by the coding sequence ATGGGACGAGGCAAGCTTCGGATCTACCTCGGCGCGGCGCCGGGCGTCGGCAAGACGTACGCGATGCTGTCCGAGGCGCACCGCCGCACGGAGCGGGGCACCGACTGCGTGGTGGCCTTCGTGGAGCACCACGGCAGGTCCCGCACCGAGGTGCTGCTGCACGGCCTGGAGCAGGTGCCGCGCCGGGAGCTGGAGCACCGCGGCGCGGTCTTCACGGAGCTGGACCCGGACGCGGTGCTGGCCCGGTCCCCCCGGGTGGCACTGGTGGACGAGCTGGCCCACACCAACGTCCCCGGTGCCCGCAACGCCAAGCGGTGGCAGGACGTGGAGGAACTGCTGGCCGCCGGGATCGACGTGGTCTCGACCGTCAACATCCAGCACCTCGAGTCGCTCGGCGACGTCGTGGAGTCGATCACCGGGGTGCGGCAGCAGGAGACCGTGCCGGACGAGGTGGTGCGGCGCGCGGACCAGATCGAACTGGTCGACATGTCACCGCAGGCGCTGCGCCGGCGCATGGCCCACGGCAACATCTACCAGCCGGACAAGGTCGACGCCGCGCTGTCCAACTACTTCCGGCCCGGCAACCTCACCGCCCTGCGGGAACTCGCGCTCCTGTGGGTCGCGGACCGCGTCGACGAGTACCTGCAGCAGTACCGCAGCGAGCACCGCGTGTCGCGGATCTGGGGCTCACGCGAGCGCATCGTCGTCGGCCTGACCGGCGGTCCCGAGGGCAGGACGCTGATACGGCGGGCCGCGCGCCTCGCGGAGAAGGGCGCCGGCGGCGAGGTGCTGGCCGTCTGCATAGCCCGCAGCGACGGGCTGACCTCCGCCTCCCCGAAGGAACTGGCGGTGCAGCGCACCCTGGTCGAGGACCTCGGCGGAACCTTCCACCACGTGCTCGGCGAGGACATACCGGCCGCACTGCTCGACTTCGCGCGCGGCGTCAACGCCACCCAGATCATCCTCGGCTCCTCACGCCGCAAGGCGTGGCAGTACGTCTTCGGCCCCGGCGTCGGCGCCACGGTCGCCCGCGAGTCCGGACCCGACCTGGACGTCCACATCGTGACCCACGAGGAGGCCGCCAAGGGCCGCGGACTGCCGGTGGCCAGGGGCGCGCGGCTCGGCCGCTCCCGGATCGTGTGGGGCTGGATCGCGGGTCTCGGCGGGCCCGTGCTGCTGACGCTGCTGCTGAACGCCGTCCACCTCGGCCTCGCCAACGACGTCCTGCTCTACCTGGGGCTGACCGTCGCCGCGGCCCTGCTCGGCGGGCTCTACCCCGCGCTCGCCTCGGCCGCCGTCGGATCCCTGCTGCTGAACTGGTTCTTCACGCCCCCGGTCAACCGGATCACCATCGCCGACCCCAGGAACATGCTCGCGCTCGCCATATTCGTGGGCGTCGCACTCTCCGTGGCCTCGGTCGTCGACGTCGCGGCCCGGCGCACCCACCAGGCCGCCCGGCTGCGTGCCGAGTCCGAGATCCTCTCCTTCCTGGCGGGCAACGTCCTGCGCGGCGAGACCAGCCTCGAGGCACTCTTGGAACGGGTCCGTGAGACCTTCGGCATGGAGTCGGCCGCCCTGCTGGAACGGGAGGGCGACGTGGCGCCCTGGACCTGCGCCGGCCGGGCCGGGACGGGACCGCCGGTCCAGCGCCCGGAGGACGCGGACGTGGACATGCCGGTCGGCGACCACATGGCCCTCGCGCTGTCCGGCCGGGTCCTGCCCGCCGAGGACCGCCGGGTACTGGCCGCCTTCGCCAACCAGGCCGCCGTCGTCCTGGACCGGCGGCGCCTGCGCGAGGAGGCCGACCGGGCCCGCGCGCTGGCCGAGGGCAACCGCATCCGCACGGCGCTGCTCGCCGCCGTCAGCCACGACCTGCGTACGCCGCTCGCCGGGATCAAGGCGGCGGTCACCAGCCTCAGGTCCGACGACGTGGCGTGGTCCGAGCAGGACGAGGCGGAACTGCTCGAAGGCATCGAGGAGGGCGCCGACCGCCTCGACCACCTCGTCGGCAATCTGCTGGACATGTCCCGCCTGCAGACCGGCACGGTCACGCCGCTGATCCGCGAGATCGACGTCGACGAGGTGGTGCCGATGGCGCTCGGCGGGGTGCCCGAGGCGGGCGTCGAGCTGGACGTCCCCGAGACGCTGCCCATGGTCGCCGTCGACGCCGGCCTGCTGGAGCGGGCGATGGCCAACCTGGTGGAGAACGCCGTCAAGTACAGTCCAGCCGACCGGACCGTCCTGGTCGCCGCCAGCGCCCTCGCGGACCGCGTCGAGGTACGGGTCGTCGACCGGGGGCCGGGGGTGCCGGACGAGGCCAAGGACCGCATCTTCGAGCCCTTCCAGCGGTACGGCGACGCCCCGCGCGGCGCCGGCGTGGGACTCGGCCTGGCCGTGGCCCGGGGCTTCGCCGAGGCGATGGGCGGCACCCTGAACGCCGAGGACACCCCCGGCGGCGGCCTCACCATGGTGCTCACCCTCCGCGCGGCGGGATCACCCGCCCGCGTCCCCCACCTCACCACAGCGGAAAGGCGGGCCGCCCGATGCCGAGCCTGA
- a CDS encoding APC family permease gives MSKLTDVPKRLLIGRALRSDRLGETLLPKRIALPVFASDPLSSVAYAPGEVLLVLSIAGVSAYHFSPWIAVAVVVLMFTVVASYRQNVHAYPSGGGDYEVANTNLGPKAGLTVASALLVDYVLTVAVSISSGIENLGSAIPFVVEHKVLCAIAVILLLTLMNLRGVRESGTLFAIPTYVFVAGVFVMIAWGAFRGLVLDDTMRAPTADYEIKPEHGGLAGFALVFLLLRAFSSGCAALTGVEAISNGVPAFRKPKSKNAGNTLAMMGLLAVTMFCGIIALAAATDVRMSENPATDLFHNGVAVGADYVQHPVISQVAEAVFGEGSLLFIVLAAATALVLFLAANTAYNGFPLLGSILAQDRYLPRQLHTRGDRLAFSNGIVLLAGAAMLLVFVYGADSTRLIQLYIVGVFVSFTLSQIGMVRHWNRHLAAERDQAKRRRMHRSRAINAFGAFFTGLVLVVVLATKFTHGAWVALLGMCIFFATMTAIRKHYDRVAEEIAAPEDPDQAQSDDTVRPSRVHSVVLISKIHRPTLRALAYAKLMRSDTLEALSVNVDPAETKALRDEWERRGIAVPLKVLDSPYREVTRPVIEYVKSLRKESPRDAVSVIIPEYVVGHWYEHLLHNQSALRLKGRLLFTPGVMVTSVPYQLQSSEAAKRRARKRQDWNAPGAVRRGPAQPDRAKESSSST, from the coding sequence GTGTCCAAACTGACCGACGTGCCCAAACGGCTTCTCATCGGGCGCGCACTGCGCAGTGACCGGCTGGGGGAGACGCTCCTGCCGAAGCGCATCGCCCTACCCGTCTTCGCCTCCGACCCGCTCTCCTCCGTGGCGTACGCGCCGGGCGAGGTGCTGCTGGTCCTGTCCATCGCGGGCGTGTCGGCCTACCACTTCAGTCCCTGGATCGCGGTCGCGGTCGTCGTGCTGATGTTCACCGTGGTCGCCTCCTACCGGCAGAACGTGCACGCCTATCCGAGCGGCGGCGGCGACTACGAGGTCGCGAACACCAACCTCGGGCCCAAGGCGGGCCTGACGGTGGCGAGCGCGCTGCTCGTGGACTACGTCCTGACCGTGGCCGTCTCCATCTCCTCCGGCATCGAGAACCTCGGCTCCGCGATCCCCTTCGTCGTCGAGCACAAGGTGCTCTGCGCGATCGCCGTGATCCTGCTGCTGACGCTGATGAACCTGCGCGGGGTCAGGGAATCGGGCACCCTGTTCGCGATCCCTACGTACGTCTTCGTCGCGGGCGTCTTCGTCATGATCGCCTGGGGCGCGTTCCGCGGCCTGGTGCTCGACGACACCATGCGCGCCCCGACGGCGGACTACGAGATCAAACCGGAACACGGCGGCCTGGCCGGCTTCGCCCTGGTCTTCCTTCTCCTGCGCGCCTTCTCCTCCGGCTGTGCCGCGCTGACCGGCGTCGAGGCGATCTCCAACGGCGTCCCGGCGTTCCGCAAGCCGAAGTCGAAGAACGCGGGCAACACCCTCGCGATGATGGGGCTGCTCGCGGTCACCATGTTCTGCGGCATCATCGCGCTGGCCGCCGCGACCGACGTCCGCATGTCGGAGAACCCGGCCACCGACCTCTTCCACAACGGCGTCGCGGTCGGTGCGGACTACGTCCAGCACCCGGTGATCTCGCAGGTCGCCGAGGCGGTCTTCGGCGAGGGCAGCCTCCTCTTCATCGTCCTGGCCGCCGCCACCGCGCTGGTCCTCTTCCTCGCCGCGAACACCGCGTACAACGGTTTCCCGCTGCTCGGCTCGATCCTCGCCCAGGACCGCTACCTGCCGCGCCAGCTCCACACGCGCGGCGACCGGCTGGCGTTCTCGAACGGCATCGTGCTCCTCGCCGGCGCGGCCATGCTCCTCGTCTTCGTCTACGGCGCCGACTCCACCCGCCTGATCCAGCTCTACATCGTCGGCGTGTTCGTGTCCTTCACGCTCAGCCAGATCGGCATGGTCCGCCACTGGAACCGCCACCTGGCCGCCGAACGGGACCAGGCCAAGCGCCGCCGCATGCACCGCTCCCGCGCGATCAACGCCTTCGGCGCCTTCTTCACCGGCCTGGTCCTGGTCGTCGTCCTGGCGACCAAGTTCACGCACGGCGCCTGGGTCGCCCTGCTCGGCATGTGCATCTTCTTCGCCACGATGACGGCGATCCGCAAGCACTACGACCGCGTCGCCGAGGAGATCGCCGCCCCCGAGGACCCCGACCAGGCACAGAGCGACGACACGGTGCGGCCGTCCCGCGTCCACTCCGTCGTCCTCATCTCCAAGATCCACCGCCCCACCCTGCGCGCCCTCGCCTACGCCAAGCTGATGCGCTCCGACACCCTGGAGGCGCTCAGCGTCAACGTCGACCCCGCGGAGACCAAGGCGCTGCGCGACGAGTGGGAGCGACGCGGCATCGCCGTACCGCTGAAGGTCCTGGACTCGCCCTACCGCGAGGTCACGCGTCCGGTCATCGAGTACGTCAAGAGCCTGCGCAAGGAGTCCCCGCGCGACGCGGTCTCGGTGATCATCCCGGAGTACGTGGTCGGCCACTGGTACGAGCACCTGCTGCACAACCAGAGCGCCCTGCGCCTCAAGGGCCGCCTGCTCTTCACCCCCGGCGTCATGGTCACCTCCGTCCCCTACCAGCTCCAGTCCTCCGAGGCCGCCAAGCGCCGGGCCCGCAAGCGACAGGACTGGAACGCGCCCGGCGCGGTCCGGCGCGGTCCGGCGCAGCCCGACCGGGCGAAGGAGTCCTCCTCGTCGACGTAG
- a CDS encoding potassium channel family protein, with protein sequence MHIVIMGCGRVGSALAQTLEQQGHTVAVIDQDPTAFRRLGSTFGGRRVTGIGFDQDTLREAGVEEAGAFAAVSSGDNSNIIAARVAREMFGVENVAARIYDPRRAEVYQRLGIPTVATVRWTADQMLRRLLPSGAEPLWRDPTGGVQLAEVHTSASWVGHKISRLQDETGVRVAFLTRLGEAILPTSQTVLQEGDLVHVMMRADEVHKVEASFAKGPEEEGGH encoded by the coding sequence ATGCACATCGTCATCATGGGCTGCGGGCGCGTGGGCTCGGCCCTCGCGCAGACCCTGGAGCAGCAGGGGCACACGGTCGCGGTGATCGACCAGGACCCCACCGCGTTCCGTCGCCTCGGTTCCACGTTCGGCGGCCGCAGGGTCACCGGTATCGGTTTCGACCAGGACACCCTGCGTGAGGCGGGCGTCGAGGAGGCCGGCGCCTTCGCCGCCGTCTCCAGCGGCGACAATTCGAACATCATCGCCGCCCGCGTGGCCCGCGAGATGTTCGGCGTGGAGAACGTCGCCGCCCGTATCTACGACCCCCGCCGCGCCGAGGTCTACCAGCGACTGGGCATCCCCACGGTCGCCACCGTCCGCTGGACGGCCGACCAGATGCTGCGCCGGCTGCTCCCCTCGGGCGCCGAGCCGCTGTGGCGCGACCCCACCGGCGGGGTCCAGCTCGCTGAGGTGCACACCTCGGCGAGCTGGGTCGGCCACAAGATCAGCCGGCTCCAGGACGAGACCGGTGTGCGGGTGGCGTTCCTCACCCGGCTCGGGGAGGCCATACTGCCGACCTCGCAGACGGTGCTGCAGGAGGGTGACCTGGTGCACGTGATGATGCGCGCCGACGAGGTCCACAAGGTCGAGGCGTCGTTCGCCAAGGGTCCCGAAGAGGAGGGCGGTCACTGA
- a CDS encoding DUF3159 domain-containing protein, translating into MTSLDKPTEETEADDARAVTEAALFEAFGGVRGMVETVLPGLLFVTIFTLNNDLHMSAIAALAVSLVLVVVRLAMKDTVKHAFSGVFGVAFGVVFAMMTDNAKNFYLPGMLYTLGLAMAYIVTSLAGVPLIGLILGPVFKENLSWRTRNPGRKKAYTKASYAWGLILLGKSAILFPLYWWADTEQLGWVLVTLKIPPFLLAVWLTWVFLAKAPAPIDVFAEMEAAEKAEEEKAEREKAEREALVGETVESAVDSTRSGRHRKD; encoded by the coding sequence GTGACGTCGCTCGACAAGCCGACCGAAGAAACGGAAGCGGACGACGCCCGGGCGGTGACGGAGGCCGCGCTGTTCGAAGCGTTCGGCGGCGTGCGGGGCATGGTCGAGACGGTGCTGCCGGGGCTGCTCTTCGTCACCATCTTCACGCTCAACAACGACCTGCACATGTCGGCGATCGCGGCGCTCGCCGTGTCGCTGGTCCTGGTCGTGGTCCGGCTGGCGATGAAGGACACCGTCAAGCACGCCTTCAGCGGGGTCTTCGGCGTCGCCTTCGGCGTGGTCTTCGCGATGATGACCGACAACGCCAAGAACTTCTACCTGCCGGGCATGCTCTACACCCTGGGCCTGGCCATGGCCTACATCGTCACCTCCCTGGCCGGGGTGCCGCTGATCGGCCTGATCCTCGGCCCGGTCTTCAAGGAGAACCTCTCCTGGCGCACCCGCAACCCGGGCCGCAAGAAGGCGTACACCAAGGCCAGCTACGCCTGGGGTCTGATCCTCCTCGGCAAGAGCGCGATCCTCTTCCCGCTGTACTGGTGGGCGGACACCGAGCAGCTCGGCTGGGTCCTGGTCACCCTGAAGATTCCGCCGTTCCTGCTCGCCGTCTGGCTGACCTGGGTCTTCCTGGCGAAGGCGCCGGCCCCCATCGACGTGTTCGCGGAGATGGAGGCGGCCGAGAAGGCCGAGGAGGAGAAGGCCGAGCGCGAGAAGGCCGAGCGCGAGGCCCTGGTGGGCGAAACCGTGGAGTCCGCCGTGGACTCCACACGCAGCGGCCGGCACCGCAAGGACTGA
- a CDS encoding OB-fold nucleic acid binding domain-containing protein → MSAAPRSDKPVGRFRRMFDRLSSSQEDLESEELREDADTAGCTRICDCQDRQIVSVTGTLRTVTLRPRAGVPALEAELFDGSAALDVVWLGRRSIVGIEPGRKLIASGRISMSRGRRVLFNPKYELRPLGRE, encoded by the coding sequence ATGAGTGCTGCTCCGCGTTCCGACAAGCCGGTGGGCCGGTTCCGGCGCATGTTCGACCGGCTCTCCTCGTCGCAGGAGGACCTGGAGTCGGAGGAACTGCGCGAGGACGCCGACACCGCCGGCTGCACCCGCATCTGCGACTGCCAGGACCGGCAGATCGTGTCGGTTACTGGTACCTTGCGCACGGTCACCCTGCGACCGCGTGCGGGCGTCCCGGCCCTGGAGGCCGAGCTGTTCGACGGTTCCGCCGCCCTGGACGTGGTGTGGCTGGGCAGACGCTCGATCGTGGGCATAGAGCCGGGGCGCAAGCTCATCGCATCGGGCCGGATCTCGATGAGCCGGGGCCGCCGGGTGCTCTTCAACCCGAAATACGAACTGAGACCCCTCGGACGGGAGTAG
- a CDS encoding response regulator has protein sequence MPSLTGSEPRTPTRVLVIDDEPQIVRALVINLKARHYEVDAAHDGATALQLAAARQPDVVVLDLGLPDMDGVEVIRGLRGWTRVPILVLSARHSSDEKVEALDAGADDYVTKPFGMDELLARLRAAVRRAEPVPGGEDGVVVDTPGFTVDLAAKKVHRGGKDVRLTPTEWHLLEVLVRNTGRLVGQKQLLQEVWGPSYGTETNYLRVYMAQLRRKLEADPAHPRHFITEPGMGYRFEK, from the coding sequence ATGCCGAGCCTGACCGGGTCAGAACCCCGGACCCCTACGAGGGTGCTCGTGATCGACGACGAACCCCAGATCGTGCGTGCCCTCGTGATCAACCTCAAGGCCCGCCACTACGAGGTCGACGCCGCCCACGACGGCGCCACCGCCCTCCAGCTCGCCGCCGCCCGCCAGCCGGACGTGGTCGTGCTGGACCTGGGTCTGCCCGACATGGACGGCGTCGAGGTGATCAGAGGGCTGCGCGGCTGGACCAGGGTGCCGATCCTGGTGCTGTCCGCCCGGCACTCCTCCGACGAGAAGGTCGAGGCGCTCGACGCGGGCGCCGACGACTACGTCACCAAGCCCTTCGGCATGGACGAACTGCTGGCCCGGCTGCGCGCCGCCGTCCGCCGGGCCGAGCCGGTCCCGGGCGGCGAGGACGGCGTGGTCGTGGACACCCCGGGGTTCACCGTCGACCTGGCCGCGAAGAAGGTGCACCGCGGCGGGAAGGACGTACGGCTCACTCCCACCGAGTGGCATCTGCTGGAGGTGCTGGTGCGCAACACCGGACGCCTGGTCGGCCAGAAGCAACTGCTGCAGGAGGTGTGGGGGCCGTCGTACGGGACGGAGACGAACTACCTGCGCGTCTACATGGCCCAACTGCGCCGCAAGCTGGAGGCGGACCCCGCCCACCCGCGGCACTTCATCACCGAGCCGGGCATGGGGTACCGCTTCGAGAAGTGA
- a CDS encoding potassium channel family protein, translating into MRVAIAGAGAVGRSIAGELLENGHEVLLIDKAPTAISVERVPMAEWLLADACEITSLDEAALQRCNVVIAATGDDKVNLVVSLLAKTEYGVPRVVARVNNPKNEWLFNESWGVDVAVSTPRLMSALVEEAVSVGDLVRLLRFSHGDANLVELTLPEESALAGIQVGDVEWPQDTSLVTIIRGTRVLTPSTEDSLEAGDELLFVAAQAREEQLEDLLSARRTDAAR; encoded by the coding sequence ATGAGGGTCGCCATTGCCGGAGCCGGTGCGGTCGGCCGTTCGATCGCGGGTGAGCTGCTGGAGAACGGCCACGAGGTCCTGCTCATCGACAAGGCGCCGACCGCCATCTCGGTCGAGCGCGTCCCGATGGCGGAGTGGCTGCTCGCCGACGCGTGCGAGATCACGTCGCTGGACGAGGCGGCGCTCCAGCGCTGCAACGTCGTCATCGCCGCGACGGGCGATGACAAGGTCAACCTGGTCGTCTCCCTGCTGGCCAAGACGGAGTACGGCGTTCCGCGCGTCGTCGCCCGGGTGAACAACCCGAAGAACGAGTGGCTGTTCAACGAGTCCTGGGGCGTGGACGTCGCCGTCTCCACCCCGCGGCTGATGTCGGCCCTGGTGGAGGAGGCGGTGAGCGTCGGCGATCTGGTGCGGCTTCTGCGCTTCAGCCACGGCGACGCTAACCTGGTGGAGCTGACGCTGCCGGAGGAGTCGGCCCTGGCCGGCATCCAGGTCGGTGACGTGGAGTGGCCCCAGGACACCTCGCTGGTCACGATCATCCGCGGCACCCGGGTGCTGACGCCGTCCACGGAGGACTCCCTGGAGGCGGGCGACGAGTTGCTGTTCGTGGCGGCCCAGGCCCGCGAGGAGCAGTTGGAGGACCTGCTGTCGGCACGGCGGACCGACGCCGCGCGCTGA